The genomic segment CTTAGAGGTAATCGGATTCCTGAAGAAAATGTAAAACAAACTTTAAATTTAACCAGAACTACCAGTCCATCCTATGTATTAATGGCTTCTTTAGATGTAGCAAGAAAACAGTTGGCACTTTATGGTGATGAGCTTTTAGAAAAGACTCTGGAATTGGCCCGTTATGCCAGAGAAGAGATTAACAAGATTGAGGGAATATATGCTTTTGATCATTCTCTTGTGGGTAAATATGGAATTTATGATTTAGATGAAACCAAGCTGAGTATTTATACTGGTAGGTTAGGAATTTCCGGTTTTACTTTAGAGAGAGAGCTGATGACCAGATTTGGTATTGGTCTTGAGTTGGCAGAACTGAACACAGTTCTGGCTCTTATTACTATTGGTGATACTAAGGAATCTGTGGATCGTTTGATTGAAGCATTAAAAATTATCGCTTCAGAACGGGAAATTCAGGACCCGAAAAAGATTTCTGAATTACCGGAGATGCCAGATTTGATAGTTAGTCCACGGGAAGCTTACTATGGTACCAAAAAGACTGTACCGTTAGAAAAGGCGGTTGGAGAAATCAGTGGAGAGATGTTAATGGCCTACCCTCCTGGCATCCCAATTGTTTGTCCTGGTGAGCGGATTACACAGGATATTTTGGATTATGTAAAGATTTTAAAAGAACAACATGCCATGTTACAGGGAACAGCAGATCCGTATGCAAACTATATCCGTGTTCTGGGCCATGATAGTTAATGGAAATGGCTGGGCGAACAGATAATCAAAGATGTGGTAGATTATATAGAAATATTAAAGAAACAGCATACACACCTCCAGGGTACCGTAAATTCCAATGCAGATTATATTCGTTTTCTTCATCACAGAACAGTAAAGATGAGAAAAAATGGGTAACCGTTTTATGGTGCCCGTTTTTTTTAATACAGGGAAAATTATACAACTGTGGATAATTTCCTGGCATTAAAAATATTGTAGCCGAAGGCCAATTTATTTTATTGACTTGTTAAATTTGTTATCAGTGTAATTAACCAAAAAACAGGATTTTATTAGATTTTTAAAGAATAATACTTTTATAGATGAACTATTTACATAAGGAGAGTGGAATCATGAAAGCAGAAATTATCTGTGTAGGAACAGAACTCCTTTTAGGGGATATTATCAATACTAATGCGACATGGTTGGCCAATCAGCTAAAAGATCTGGGGATAGATTTATATTATATTAGTACTGTTGGTGATAACCGTCGGCGAATGGAAGAGGTTTTTAAAACTGCCTATCAACGTTCTGATCTGGTTATTATTACCGGTGGCCTCGGACCCACAGAAGACGATTTAACAAGGGAAGTCGTAAGTGCGGTAACGGGGCGGAGATTAAGGTTTTATCAAGAATTAGCGGATCAAATTAACGAAAAGTTTAAAAAGTTTAAGCGCAAGATGACACCCAATAATTTGCGTCAGGCATATTTGCCAGAAGGAGCAGAAGTGATTAAAAATCGAGTGGGAACTGCACCGGGATTATATTTGAAAGTAAATAATACCATTTTTGTGGCTCTCCCGGGTGTACCGCGGGAGATGAAGATAAACTTTACGGAAGAAGTATTGCCGCGTTTAAAAAAAGAGCTTCCCGAAAAGGGAATAATTCTTTCCAGGCTGCTTAGAATATGCGGGATCGGTGAATCCGCAATGGAAGAGAAGGTAAAAGATATAATCCAGAATCAATCTAACCCTACGATTGCTCCACTTGCCGGGAACAGTGAAGTTTATCTTAAAGTAACTGCCAAAGCTGCCAGTAAAAAAGAGGCAGAAGCTCTTTTGAAAGATACTGTGGATCAGCTATATCAAAGGCTTGGTATGTATATTTATGGAGAGAATGATGAGACTCTGGAATTGGTTGTGGGAAAAATTTTAAAGAAACATGGTTTAAAATTGGCGATTGCTGAATCCTGTACTGGTGGATTGATTGGTCATAGGATTACCAATATACCGGGAAGTTCAGATTATTTCGAGCGAGGGTTTGTCACATATAGTAATGAAGCTAAAATTGAAGAATTAGGAGTTCCGGAAGATGTGATTGTCAGGTATGGAGCTGTTAGTCCAGAAACGGCAAAAGCTATGGCGGAAGGGGTTTTGGAAAACTCCAGAGCCGATATAGCTGTTGCGGTTACCGGAATTGCTGGCCCCGGTGGAGGTACTCCTGAAAAACCTGTTGGTTTGGTTTACTGTGCCATTGCGGATAAATCCGGTCGAGTTGATTTATACGATTTCCATTTTTGGGGTGAGCGGGAATGGATCAAGTATTCTACTTCTCAATATACTCTTTACCATCTCTGGAAATACCTAATAAATAAATTTTCTGTTGAACCAAAAAATACTCAATAGTTATTCGCTGTTTAGAAAATTATATAAAATTTTTTTGAATTTAGGTAAAAAAAGCAGGAAAAAAACCATTTACGAAGAATCTAAAAATAAATGGAATTTACAACAAACGAAGGAAAAATAATATGAAATGGATAAAGGTGGAATTAAGATGGTATTTCAAAAAAATATAACTGAGGTAGGTTATCGTTTACCTCGGGATTATGTACAAAAACATAGGGTGGTCCCTCTGGGGTTGGAAGAAGGAAAACCGGTTATTGCCATTCCTGAGGGATTATCTTTAGAAATCCGTCAGGAATTAGAAATTTTTTTCAACCAAAAATTGATTTTTCGTACCTATGAATCTGATGAGCTTGACAAATTTGTTCAGGAATTTCTGGACTCAGAGGGTGAGACTATCGAGGGGATGTTAGAAAGCATCAACTCGGATGATTATGCAGGAAGTGACCTTTATTTTAGTCAAAATATTGAGAACCTAGAGGATCTGGCCCAGGAAGCTCCTATCATTCGATTGGTAAACTTAATAATTAGTGAAGCTTTAAAAGAGAGGGCCAGTGATATTCACTTAGAACCTTTTGAGGACCATGTCAAACTTCGTTACCGTATTGATGGAATTCTTTATGAAAAGACTCCACCTCCTAAAAATCTATTTCCTGCAATCATTACCCGGATAAAAATCATGGCCAATCTGGATATTGCTGAGCGTCGTTTGCCCCAGGATGGACGGATTAGAATTAGAATTGCCGGTCGAGAAGTTGATATTCGAGTATCAACAGTTCCTACTATTTATGGTGAAAGTCTGGTTATGCGTCTATTAGATCAAAGCTCTGTTCTGCTAAATCTGGAAGAGCTGGGATTTGAACCAGATACTTTAGAACAGGTCTATAAAAATCTCAACTTTATAAATGGAATTATTCTGGTAACAGGTCCTACAGGCAGTGGTAAAACAACTACTCTCTATTCCTGTTTAAATCGGATGAATGTTCCTGAGAAAAAGATTCTAACTGTAGAAGATCCGGTAGAATATCATTTGGCGGGAATTAATCAGATGCAGGTAAATGAAAAGATTGGTTTTACTTTTGCTACAGGTCTTCGTTCTATTTTGCGTCAAGACCCGGATATAATTATGGTTGGTGAGATGCGTGATTTAGAGACTGCCAGGATGGGAATTCAGGCAGCTTTAACAGGTCACCTGGTCTTTTCTACTATACATACCAATGATTCGGCAAGTACTATTACCCGTTTAATAGATATGGGGGTGGAAGATTACCTTGTGGCCTCAACTTTGAGATGTATTCTGGCACAGCGTCTTGTAAGGAGAATTTGTTCCAATTGTAAAGAAGAGTATAAGCCCCATCTGGCAGAAATAAAGGCCATTGGATTATCTGACGATCTTAACATCACATTTTACCGTGGTAGGGGCTGTGAGGAATGTAATTATAGTGGTTATAGGGGACGGATAGGAATTTATGAATTGATGAATATCACCCCTGAAATTGAAGAGATGATTACCCAAAGACGGAATGCCAATGAAATTAAGAAAGTTGCCTGTGGGCAGGGTATGGTTACTTTACGGGAAGATGGTCTTAGAAAGGTAAAACGGGGAATAACTACCATAGAAGAAGTTCTACGGGTTACTCAGGTATAGAGGTGAGAATTTGATGGTTGAATATAGATATCAGGCGGTTGACCGTACGGGTCAGGTTGTGAGGGGTAAAATTATAGCAGAGTCTGTAGAACAGGCGGCTATAAAGGTCAAAAACGAACTGGGTCTGGTCCCTGTAGAGATTAGTGAGGATCTTCCAAAATTTAGACGGAAAAGCCGGATAGGTGGCTCTAAACAAAATTTTCTATTGAGATTTACTCAACAATTGGCTGATCTCTTAAACTCTGGTATTCAGGTAGATGATGCACTTGGAGTTTTAATTCAATTAACTGGAGATTTGGAATTTAAAAAAAAGATTGAAGAGATTCGTGATGATATTCAGGGAGGAGCAGACCTTTCTCAGGCGTTGACTAAACACCCCGATCTTTTTAATGAATCTTACGTCAATATGGTTCGTGCCGGTGAGAGTGGTGGTGTTTTAGGTCTCTGCTTTCAGAGGTTGGCAGATTATATTGAACAGGATAAAGAATTTCGCGGTTCGATTAAATCAGCTCTGGTATATCCCTTTATTGTTATGTCAATGGGTTTAATTGCTGTGGTTGTCCTATTTATTTTCGTTATACCGCGGTTTGTAAATCTTTTTAATGATCTAGGCCAGACTTTACCACTGCCAACCCGGATTTTACTCGGTATTAGTAACATTTTTCTTAACTATTGGTTATTTATTTTAATCGGATTAGCTGCAGTGATTTCAAGTTATATTTACTATAAGCAAACCCCAGATGGTAAATATCAGGTAGATGTGATCAAAAATAAAATTCCCTTTTTTGGTCAGGTGAGAATTAAGTTAACCGTTTCCCGATTCTGCCGCATTTTAGGAACCATGCTTGAAAGTGGTGTACCGTTGCTTAAAGGTCTGGAGATTGCTAAAAGTACTATTAATAATCAGGTTTTTATAAGAATTTTAGATAATCTATATGAAGCTGTGCGCAAAGGTGAAACCCTTTCTGGCTTTCTTAAAAATGAACCGGATTTTCCTGAATTGGCAGTATTTCTAATCGGTGTTGGGGAACGGACTGGCAATCTGGAAGGGATGTTGACTCGGATTGCAGAAACTTTTGCAAAAGAGGTTAAGCGGAGTCTGGATGCCTTTTTAACCATATTCGAACCGATGGTTATTTTAATACTCGGAATTTTTGTACTTTTTGTTGTAATTTCGATTCTTCTGCCTATATTTTCGCTCCAGCAGATGCCATTTTAAAAATAATTACATTGAAAGAAAGGAAGGGATGTTTAAATGAAAAAATTACAACAGTGTTTACGAAATCAGAAAGGTTTTACTTTTGTTGAAATTATGATTGTAGTAGTTATTATTGGCTTTCTGACTTCGGTGGTGGTTCCTCAGATTATTGGTAGGGTTGGAAAAGCCAAACAGGTTACTGCTCAAAACCAGATTAACAATTTAGAACTGGCATTAGACCAGTATTACCTGGATTGCGGACGTTATCCTACAACTGAGCAGGGTCTTCAAGCTCTGGTGAAAAAACCTACTATTTCACCTATTCCAAAAGGTTGGGATGGTCCATATTTTAAAAAGGATATTCCTAAAGATCCCTGGGGGAATGATTATATTTACAAATACCCTGGTGAACATAATCCCGATAGTTATGATCTTTACTCTTTAGGTAGAGATGGCCAGGAAGGTGGTACCGGGGAAGATGCAGATATTACCAATTGGTCTAATCTGGAAGAGTAAAAAAGGATTTACATTTTTAGAGATCATCTTTGTGTTGGTTATTATGTCTTTAATGTTTACCCTTGTTGTTCCCAACTTTCATCGAATGTTTGCTTCTGTTGAAAGGACCCGCGAAGGTCAGAAAGTATTTCATCTTTTAGAGAAAGCCCGGGCTGAAGCTATCCTTAATGCTGAACCGGTAGATATCACCTTTTATACTAATGGCCTCTGTATTTTTCACTACAGGGGCAAAATTCTAGAATATGAAGATTTAAGGATGAAAATTCTTTTGAATGATAAAGACCGGATTGTTCAGACCTTTTATCCTGATGGTACTGCAAAACATCCAGAATTAACATTTAAAACCAATGAAGGTAAATATCTAATTTATAAATTTAATCCCATCAGTGGGAAAATTGAGATGGAACGGAGTCCGACATTATGAAAGAAGTACTTACAAAAAACACAGGTTTTACCCTTATAGAAATTATGGTTGCTGTGACCATTGTAGGTATCTCCTTTGCTGTGATTGTAGAAGGTTATATATCGATGAGTGGTCTTGTACAGCAGATGCGGGAATATCAACTGGTCAGTTCTTTTGCCAAAGAGAAGTTAAATCAGCTAATCCATAAGGTTGATTTAAGTTCAGCTGGAACTGAGGAATTGGGAAACTTGGAGGTTACCTGGAAGTCGATGAATCAGGATGTGGGTGATGGAGTAAGGCAGGTAATGATCATTGTGGAGTGGCGGGGTCGTAAAGGTCCAAGATCATATCAATTGACAACACTGATTGAAGGTGGAACCTATGAGTAAAATTTTAAGATCATATTCTGGATTTACCTTTATTGAGATTATTGTTGCCGTTACGATCCTGTCCATAATTATCCTGACTTTATATAGTCTTATGGATGTTGGTTTTTCTTTTTGGGATTATATTGATAATTCCCGTTGGAGCTATACTGACCTGCAGTTGGCCATTAATAAAATGGAAAAGGATTTTCGTTCCACTTTTTTTAGATCATCTTCTAAAAGGTATCCTTTTATAGGAAATATGTATCAGGTTCGATTTTTCACCCGGGATTTTGATTCGGGAAGGGTAGATGAGATACTTTATGAATATTCCCCGCTTGATGAGACATTATTTATGGTTAAAAATGATCAGCGGATACCTTTGTTGACCCAGATTAAAAGATGTAATTTTTACTTTTATCATCCCGAGTATCATTATTGGGATAACTATTGGCACAGTGATGATAAAAAAAGAGTACCTTTAATGGTCAGAATAGAGTTTACTTTTACGGACCAGGATGATGAAGTATATAGATTTGATTTTCCAATTTATATTGAGCGGAAGGGAATTAGTGAAAAATGAAACCATTGAGATCTGAAGATGGTATTGCTTTGATTATGGTTCTCTGGACAATTGTTATCTTAAGCTTTCTTATGATTTCTCTTTCTGAGGATATACAACTTGAGAGTTTTTTGACCCGGAATTTAATGGAACAAAACCAGGTTCAATTTATTGCCCAGGCAGGAATTGCCAGAGGATTGGCAGAACTTAAGGGAGATAAAACCCTTGCCGATGGTAAACAGGAACACTGGTTGATACCGATTAAGGGTCAGATTGAAGACCGGGGAACTTTTGAAGTAGTGATTGAAGATATAGGTAGTCGTTTTAACATTAACTATATAGGTGAACCTGTACTTAGCCATATAGTTGTAGATTTCAGTAAGGAGTTTGCTGGATGGCGGAAGGAGAAGTTTCCGTTTTATTTACTGCAGGAGTTGGAGGAGTTTGGAAAACAGGATTTTCAGACCATTGAAGATCAAATAACATTTTATGGTAAGTTTAATCTAAATACAGATGACTATGAAATATTAAAAGAGATAATGGTGAGAAAAAAGATTTCAGAATGGACTGCGAATCAGGTAATTCAGGAATTGAGTAAGATTGACCAACCTTTGCTTTCAATAGATGATCTTCTCTTAAAAGTACCGAGTCTGGATCTTTCTACTTTAGAAGAAATTCGTGATGAAATCGACGTTAAGGGAAATATCAATATTAATCTTGTTGATGAAGAGATACTGGTAATTTTGATGGATAGTCTTGATATTCCCCAGGATCGGGTGACAACAATTACAACTATAAGGGATAAAGAAACTATTAAAAATCTGAATATATTGAAAAGACCAATAGGTGAGGAATACTTTAAAAAATTATTTCCTTATTTTGATGTTACATCTAAGTATTTTCGGATCACAAGTTTTGCTAAATCTGCTTCATCTTCAATTCAAAAAACTATTGTGGTAGAGGTGGAGAGAATTCCTGAAAAAGTTGCCCAGGGACGGGTGTTAGAGTGGAGAACAAAAATTTTATCCTGGGTAGAGTCTTAAAAAGTAGGTGAAATTATGCGAAAAAGAAAAAGAGTATTTGCCACCATTGATCTAGGGGCAGAAAAAATTAAATTGGCCGTAATAAAAAAAGGAATTACCGGGATGAAAGTTCTGGTTAATGAGATCTTTTCAAAAGAAGAAGTTTCTTTAGTAGGCCAAAAGATTCAGCAATATCGCCCCAAGGAGGTTATATTAATTCTGCCGCAGGAACGGGTTATAATACGTGATATAACCCTTCCTCCGGTGGACAAAAATAAAATTAAATCTATGCTTTATTTTGAGCTATCAGGAACACTTCCATATGCAATAGAACAGGTTGAACTTGATTACATTTTATTACATAAATCAAGAAAGGAGACAAAAGTAAAGGTTTTTGTTGTTCCCGACCAATTAAATCGTGATGTTGAGTTTTTGCGTGGAGCAGGGATTTATGTCACTCGTTTGATTCCAAGGGGATTAGCCATAACAGCATATCTTAATAAAAATGGAGTTCAAAATCGATTAGTAAAATTAAATACTTTATCGGGACAGCTGGTGGTATACCCCGATTTTATGAATTATTTTAGCCGATTCTATTATAGTGGGCAGCCAATCAATGAAGATGAACTGAAAGAAGCACTGATTGAGCGGGGGATTGATCTTAATCGATGGGATTTGATGGAATTGACTGGGCCAGAACCTGAATTATTGGGTGCTATTTATTTTCACTGCAAATATCCAGAATTTAGTCTTTTACAGGTTCCGGTGGAAGAAAGTTCACAAGGGCTTAAAATTGCGATTATTTTGACCCTGATAGCCATTTTAATCGTTAATGCCGGGACTTTATATTTAAATTATACGATGAAACTTAAAGAACTTCAGGTTTATCAGGAACGTCTGGACATACTTATTCCCCGTACAGAAAAGGTAAAAGAACTTAAAGGGGGAATTTCCAGAATTAGAGATAACTTTGATAGATTAGAGAAGATATATCAGAAAAATAGAGATTATCTTATCTGGCTAAGGGAACTTCATCTGTTGTTACAGGAGGATACCGAAGTGAACATTCTGGTTTTTGAAGATAATCTGTTACGTGAACTGCACGGTAAAGCGCCGTCTGCCACCAAAGTTAGTGCACGACTTGCTGATTCGCCTTATTTTTCTGACCCTGAGTTTATATCCCCCATTACCCCGAGAGAAGATCAAGGGAAAATGATAGAAGAATTCAGTATTACTGCTACTCTGGTTGACCCACAAAGAAAGGGGGATGGGGTAGATGAGTAAACTTACACCCCGTGAAAAACGGACTTTGATATTTGGGATGGGATTTCTGATGATATTTTCATTGGTTTATTGGGGATTGCTACCTGCCTGGGAAGAATTTGAATGGGTAAATACCAAATTACGCGAGGCAAAACGGTTATATATTCAGGCAGTGCGTACTGTACGTATGGAACGGGATTATTTGGAGAAATATGAGGCATATAACCGGGCATATCAGGAACTTAAATCTCATTATTATTCCAATATGGGTGAAAAAGAGGCAATGATTAAGTTTCTGGCCCAGGTAGAGGAGATTGCTCAAAAGAGCGGAGTCAACATTATTAGTAAAAACCCTATGGGTATAAATATGGTAGATGGTTATAAAGCATTGAAGGTGAATCTGACTTTAAAAGGAACACCAGCTCAGTTGACAGAACTCTTGCTTAAGATTAGAAATGCTCCAATCGCTATTAATGTCAATCGGTTAAGGATTGATCTGGATCAGAGAAATCGTCTTTTGCAGATAAAGATGATTGTTTCTACATTGCTTATTGATGAAGAAGGTGATGGAGATGAAGGATAGGAATAGTCGAAATCGCCGTATCCTTCTTTTACTTATCTTTATTCTGCTCATAAGTATTTCTTACCTGGCTTTGGAATTTTCTATTTACGTTGATGGAAGATGGCAAATAGTACAGGGCCAGGAAATTGGCGTTAAGACAAACAAAGATATAGAAACTTTGAAGATAGAACTTCCAAAAAAGATTGATTATGGTAATGATTATTGGAATGTATTAAGAGAGGGACGGCTTTTCTTTAAATCTCTTCCTGAAAAACGGACAGTCCCAACAAATCCCCAACCTAAAGATCAGCCGGTTACTCCAGTAACTCTTATAAAACCTGTCTGTCCCTGGGTTGCAGTAGGGGTTCTTTTGGGAGAAGAACCAACAGCTATTCTGGCACATAAACAAAATCAAACAAGCCAGACCGTAAAGGTTGGTGATAAATTGGGAGAATATGAAGTTATGCAGATTGAAAAGGATTTTGTACTTTTAAAAAGTCCTGATGGTGAATTTAAATTAGAATTGGGAGGTTTTTAAGTTGAAGAGAAAAACAATTTTGACTATTGTCATAATATGTTTTTTATCATTCTTTTCAACCGTTTTTGCTGAAGGTTTAATCACCTTAAGTATTAAAGAAGGGGATATACGGGATGTTTTAAAAATGATGGGAGAGCAGAGCGGAATTAATATTGTTCCCGACTCGTCAGTAAGAGGTCAGGTAACTTTAACTCTGACAGATGTGACAGTAGAGGATGCTTTAGAGACTCTTTTAAAAGTCTATCACTATTATTATGAAAAGGTGAATAGTAATACCTATATCATAAGTCAGGAACCGCTAAAAGAACCTTATTTAATCGAAGTGGAAGATGGAAAATTAACTCTTGTTGCCCAGAATATAGATATCAAACGGATTATAAATGATATTGCCAGAAAAGGTCAGTTAAATATTATTTATGATCAGAGCATAAATGGTCAGGTAAATGCTAATTTGATATTGGTAGATATTTATGAAGGTCTAAAATCCCTATGTTCTGCTAACAACCTGCTTTTAATGGAAAGAGAAGGTATTTATACTATCACTACCGGCATGGTGGGCCAGAAAGGGCGCCAGATGGTAGTAAACTACTCTAAAGGTCTCTTATCAATTGATGTAAAAAGTGGGGATTTGACTGATCTGCTCCGGGCCATTGCAGAGCAGAGTGGTATAGATATTGTTCTATTTGGTGGAAACCATCAATTGGTGGATCTTAAGCTTAAGAATATTCCTGTTGATGATGCCATTGAGATGATTTTATCAGGTACCCGCTATACATATAAAAAAGTCGGAAATGTTTATTTGATTGGGGATAAGAGTATCAATAGTCCGTCATCATCTCTATTAATCCGTAATGAAGTTATTCATCTTAGATATCTTCAGGCAGAGAAAGTACCTGCGATGCTGCCAAATATTTTTCCTGCTACCAATATCAAAGTGATAAAAGAGCTTAATGCTCTGGCTGTTATTGGAACACAGGACGATATTAATGAGCTGAAGGCTTATCTGGAAAAAATAGATAAAAAGATACCGCAAATTGTAATTGAAGCGATTATTATTGAAGTTTCACGTAATGAGAATAATGGTCCACTTTATAAGTTGGGAATTAAATCTGACGCGCAGGAAGGTAGTACGGTTCTTTTAGATACTGTTCTGGGTAAATTAACATATAATTCAGTAATTAAATTAACACCGGAATTTTATATTCATCTGGAGAATTTGATTGATCAGGGTGTTGTGACAGTTAAGGCAAGGCCGAAGATTACAACATTGAACGGCTGTCAGGCCAAGATTAATGTAGGAACGGTTCAGTATTATAAGACCACAACACCGGCCGGCGATAATAATCAACAGCCCCAGACCCAGTATCAGAGTATTAATGCTGGTATAACTTTAGATGTGATTCCGTGGGTAAGTAGTACTGATGAAATTACTTTAGAACTACATCCTAATGTGAGCAATCTGGGTGGTGCTACTTCTGATGGTCCACCTCAGGTAAGCCAGCGACAGATTGATACCACTGTCCGGGTTAAGAGTGGTGAGACTATTATTATCGGTGGTCTAATCCAGGATGTTAAGACCGATACTGTTTCCAAAGTGCCAATTTTAGGTGATCTGCCGTGGATTGGTAAGCTGTTTCAGAGAAAAACTACTAACCAAAACCAGAATGAATTGATTATTTATATTACTCCTCATATTCTGGATGAAGAGAATGAGACTATTACTCCTGAAGAGATGCAGCAGACAATTGAAGATATGGAAACACGTTATAATAGTGTAGTTGGTGAGTGAAATACAGGCATTTAGGTGTCTGTATTTTTTATTATCAAGAAAATTATATCGTTATGGATACTTTCATCTCTGCTATCAAGAAATTTTTCTTATAAAAATTTTGTTTTCCGAACTATCTTGAATATTGATAGGACTTAAGGTATGATAGAAGAGGTATATTTTAACTTCATTCTGGGGAGG from the Anoxybacter fermentans genome contains:
- a CDS encoding type II secretion system protein GspL; protein product: MRKRKRVFATIDLGAEKIKLAVIKKGITGMKVLVNEIFSKEEVSLVGQKIQQYRPKEVILILPQERVIIRDITLPPVDKNKIKSMLYFELSGTLPYAIEQVELDYILLHKSRKETKVKVFVVPDQLNRDVEFLRGAGIYVTRLIPRGLAITAYLNKNGVQNRLVKLNTLSGQLVVYPDFMNYFSRFYYSGQPINEDELKEALIERGIDLNRWDLMELTGPEPELLGAIYFHCKYPEFSLLQVPVEESSQGLKIAIILTLIAILIVNAGTLYLNYTMKLKELQVYQERLDILIPRTEKVKELKGGISRIRDNFDRLEKIYQKNRDYLIWLRELHLLLQEDTEVNILVFEDNLLRELHGKAPSATKVSARLADSPYFSDPEFISPITPREDQGKMIEEFSITATLVDPQRKGDGVDE
- a CDS encoding GspMb/PilO family protein; amino-acid sequence: MSKLTPREKRTLIFGMGFLMIFSLVYWGLLPAWEEFEWVNTKLREAKRLYIQAVRTVRMERDYLEKYEAYNRAYQELKSHYYSNMGEKEAMIKFLAQVEEIAQKSGVNIISKNPMGINMVDGYKALKVNLTLKGTPAQLTELLLKIRNAPIAINVNRLRIDLDQRNRLLQIKMIVSTLLIDEEGDGDEG
- a CDS encoding secretin and TonB N-terminal domain-containing protein → MKRKTILTIVIICFLSFFSTVFAEGLITLSIKEGDIRDVLKMMGEQSGINIVPDSSVRGQVTLTLTDVTVEDALETLLKVYHYYYEKVNSNTYIISQEPLKEPYLIEVEDGKLTLVAQNIDIKRIINDIARKGQLNIIYDQSINGQVNANLILVDIYEGLKSLCSANNLLLMEREGIYTITTGMVGQKGRQMVVNYSKGLLSIDVKSGDLTDLLRAIAEQSGIDIVLFGGNHQLVDLKLKNIPVDDAIEMILSGTRYTYKKVGNVYLIGDKSINSPSSSLLIRNEVIHLRYLQAEKVPAMLPNIFPATNIKVIKELNALAVIGTQDDINELKAYLEKIDKKIPQIVIEAIIIEVSRNENNGPLYKLGIKSDAQEGSTVLLDTVLGKLTYNSVIKLTPEFYIHLENLIDQGVVTVKARPKITTLNGCQAKINVGTVQYYKTTTPAGDNNQQPQTQYQSINAGITLDVIPWVSSTDEITLELHPNVSNLGGATSDGPPQVSQRQIDTTVRVKSGETIIIGGLIQDVKTDTVSKVPILGDLPWIGKLFQRKTTNQNQNELIIYITPHILDEENETITPEEMQQTIEDMETRYNSVVGE